DNA from Effusibacillus pohliae DSM 22757:
GCAGCTGCCACGATTTCGTCCTGGGGATTCCAGGTGACGCCGGATCAAATTACAAATGCGGCGAAAGAAATCGGCGAGAAGACGATTCTGTCGCGAACGGGCGGCGCTCCGACGCTGGCTGTCGGCATGGCGGAGATTTTCTCGCGATTCCTGGCGGGCGCGAAAGCGTTCTGGTATCACTTTGCGATCCTGTTTGAAGCGGTGTTTATCCTGACGACAATCGACGCCGGAACCCGGATCGGCCGATTCATGATCCAGGATATCGTCGGAAACTTCTACAAACCGTTCGCCCGCACGGACGTGTTTGCATACAATGTGGTTGCATCCGCCCTGATTACGCTTGGTTGGGGGTACTTCCTGTACCAGGGAGCTGTCGACCCGTTTGGCGGCATCAACTCGCTGTGGGCATTGTTCGGCATCTCGAACCAGATGCTGGCGGGAATCGCTCTGGCGGTCGCCACCACGATCATCATCAAAATGGGGAAAGCCCGTTATGCCTGGGTGACGATCGTGCCGTTCATCTGGCTGTGCGTGACGACTCTGGGAGCAGCATTCATGAAGCTGTTCTCCTCCGATCCGAAGATCGGCTTCTACGCTCATGCACGACCTTATGAGGCCGCCATTGCCCAAGGGAAAGTGCTGGCGCCGGCCAAGAATATGAACGTGATGCATCAGATCGTGTTCAACGATAAACTGGATGCGGCGGTAACGGCAGTGTTTATTGCGGTTGTGATTCTGTTGATCCTGAATGCGTTCTGGACCTGGTACAAGATCCTGGTGCGCAAGGAAAAAGTAGAGCTGAAGGAAACCCCATTTATTCAGTCGCAGATCCCGACCACTACGATTGGAAGGTGATCGGCTGTGAAACAGGTTTTCGGGTGGATCAGCCAGGCAAGGTCAAATATCAAGACGATTTTTGGCATGCCCGATTACGAGAAGTATTTGGAGCATCACCGATCCACCCATCCCGACCGGCCTCCCATGTCGGAAAAAGAGTATTATATGTACGCGCTGAAAAACCGTTATGACAGCGGAACGGTCAACCGCTGCTGCTAAACGGAATGCCGCTCTTTTGTGCCTGACGATTGCAGGAACGGGGAGCGGCTTTTTTCATGCATGCTCCTCCCGGTCCCGCTCACACTATCGGGTAAGGGGTGGAGCAGATGAAGATTGGGATGGTGGAACGGAAGACGGTGGAAACCTGCAAAAAATTGCTCCAGCAAGCGGGTCAACCGGTAGCGATAACCGGTGCCGGGATATCGGTCG
Protein-coding regions in this window:
- a CDS encoding YbdD/YjiX family protein, whose amino-acid sequence is MKQVFGWISQARSNIKTIFGMPDYEKYLEHHRSTHPDRPPMSEKEYYMYALKNRYDSGTVNRCC